Proteins co-encoded in one Gracilimonas sediminicola genomic window:
- a CDS encoding penicillin-binding protein 1A: MSDDKKEPIDHKRYFNDPEYRKKILKERKEKGESAPGRPSPSYRKAWIWASSIAGVLCLFVAGYVFYLFQGLPSADEFENPETAIASEVRSRDGVTLDKYFTENRKWVRYEDISPHVIDALVATEDHRFYNHWGIDMYATLAIPWHLINGRWQGASTISQQLARNLYKKIGQEFSIARKFREMITAAQLEKRYTKREIAEMYLNTVEYPNSTFGIEAASQTHYGKPAKELNINEAAMMVGSLQAIYAYNPRLFPEKATARRNIVLAQMHKRDFLTDQEYITLTEEPIGLDYHPPFKTGRQSRYFGEYVRQQVQPWLEENGYDLYKDGLVIYTTIDSRLQRHAERAVKTKLDSLQKIYEAEWTSPGGEYMDEFWEKNPLFLRQFLRETDRYKNGFSKYDTKIEKVVFDSLFADTAFVDSVKRARTKLESGFVAIEPSNGKVLAWVGGTDYGNVQYDHVYQSRRQAGSTFKPFVYAVAIDNGYKPYHKFSKFPVTFRDRAGKIWNPKDETVHDGPINVSLREALARSMNNVTVRLLPEIAGAPGTNKLWELDPAARKIKAMASNLGIDMSKTPAYPSIALGTAEVSLLELTSAYTTFANKGVHIEPIAITRIEDREGNILKEFHPDYTKEVISPETAYIITDMLRGVIRGGEDFYGTGVRLRNVYGVRQDVAGKTGTTQNSADNWFVGMMPHIVMGAWVGGADRRIRFPEDTYIGQGARSALPIVGTFINYATADDQAYWKYDAFDPPPGFVMPEDPEKTNNELVKDKDKGRIGW, encoded by the coding sequence ATGAGCGACGACAAGAAAGAACCCATCGATCATAAGCGGTACTTCAACGATCCGGAGTACCGAAAGAAGATATTAAAGGAGCGAAAGGAAAAAGGTGAATCAGCTCCTGGAAGGCCTTCCCCCTCATACCGTAAGGCCTGGATTTGGGCCAGTAGTATAGCCGGTGTTTTATGCCTGTTTGTGGCGGGATATGTGTTTTATTTATTCCAGGGACTTCCTTCTGCCGATGAATTTGAAAACCCTGAAACCGCCATCGCATCAGAGGTGAGAAGTCGGGATGGAGTAACCCTTGACAAGTATTTTACCGAGAACCGAAAATGGGTTCGCTACGAAGACATCTCCCCTCATGTAATTGATGCACTGGTTGCCACCGAAGACCACCGTTTTTACAACCATTGGGGCATCGATATGTATGCTACACTGGCTATACCATGGCACCTGATCAACGGTCGCTGGCAGGGTGCTTCTACTATCAGTCAACAGCTTGCCCGAAACCTCTATAAGAAAATCGGACAGGAATTTTCCATTGCCCGTAAGTTCCGGGAAATGATTACGGCCGCTCAGCTCGAAAAGCGGTACACCAAGCGTGAGATTGCCGAGATGTACCTGAACACGGTGGAGTATCCAAACTCAACCTTCGGTATTGAAGCAGCCTCACAGACCCATTACGGAAAACCTGCCAAAGAACTGAACATTAATGAAGCCGCGATGATGGTGGGCTCGTTGCAGGCCATTTATGCTTATAATCCAAGGCTCTTTCCTGAAAAAGCAACTGCGCGTAGAAACATCGTTCTTGCTCAAATGCATAAAAGAGATTTCTTAACCGATCAGGAATATATAACACTGACCGAAGAGCCTATTGGCCTGGATTATCATCCCCCTTTTAAAACAGGACGCCAAAGCCGATATTTTGGTGAGTATGTCCGCCAGCAGGTTCAGCCTTGGTTAGAAGAAAACGGATATGACTTATACAAAGATGGGTTAGTAATTTACACCACTATTGATTCAAGGTTACAACGCCATGCTGAGCGTGCTGTAAAAACCAAGCTGGATTCCCTGCAAAAAATCTATGAAGCTGAATGGACCTCCCCCGGTGGCGAGTACATGGATGAATTCTGGGAAAAGAACCCATTATTCCTGCGCCAATTTTTACGAGAAACCGACCGCTACAAAAATGGTTTCTCCAAATATGACACCAAGATAGAGAAAGTCGTTTTCGATTCTCTCTTTGCAGATACCGCCTTTGTTGACTCAGTGAAACGGGCACGGACGAAGCTCGAATCCGGATTTGTGGCAATTGAACCCAGCAACGGTAAAGTATTAGCCTGGGTGGGCGGAACCGATTATGGAAACGTTCAATACGATCATGTGTATCAGTCACGTCGGCAGGCAGGTTCTACCTTTAAACCCTTTGTATATGCCGTAGCCATTGATAACGGGTACAAACCGTATCACAAGTTTTCCAAGTTTCCGGTAACCTTCCGCGACCGAGCCGGAAAAATCTGGAACCCCAAGGATGAGACGGTGCATGACGGACCGATTAATGTTTCGCTGAGAGAAGCCCTCGCCCGCAGTATGAACAATGTAACCGTACGCTTGCTTCCTGAAATTGCCGGAGCCCCGGGTACCAATAAGTTGTGGGAATTAGATCCGGCTGCCCGGAAGATTAAGGCCATGGCCTCCAATCTTGGAATAGACATGAGCAAAACTCCGGCCTATCCTTCCATCGCATTAGGAACTGCGGAAGTATCACTGCTTGAGTTAACCAGTGCTTATACTACTTTCGCCAATAAAGGAGTTCATATTGAGCCGATTGCGATTACCCGTATTGAAGACCGTGAAGGTAACATCCTTAAAGAATTTCACCCCGACTACACCAAGGAAGTGATCAGCCCGGAAACGGCTTATATAATCACGGATATGCTTCGGGGCGTAATCCGTGGCGGGGAAGATTTTTATGGAACGGGCGTTCGTTTACGTAATGTGTACGGCGTTCGCCAGGATGTGGCCGGTAAAACCGGAACCACCCAGAACAGTGCTGATAACTGGTTCGTAGGCATGATGCCCCACATTGTGATGGGTGCATGGGTTGGTGGAGCCGATCGCCGAATTCGTTTCCCTGAAGATACTTATATAGGTCAGGGTGCCCGGTCTGCACTTCCAATCGTTGGTACTTTTATTAACTATGCCACAGCAGACGATCAAGCCTATTGGAAGTATGATGCTTTTGATCCACCCCCTGGATTTGTAATGCCCGAAGATCCTGAAAAGACCAACAATGAACTGGTTAAGGATAAAGACAAAGGAAGAATAGGCTGGTAA
- the atpC gene encoding ATP synthase F1 subunit epsilon: MSSFNAQILTPNGSLFEGEVTGVKLPGTQGSFEVKANHAPIVSTLEKGSVLVRKDDGDTNFLISGGFVEVNNNKLTLLAESVEEA, from the coding sequence ATGAGCTCATTTAATGCACAGATTTTAACTCCGAACGGTTCTCTTTTTGAAGGAGAAGTAACCGGAGTGAAGTTACCCGGAACGCAGGGCAGCTTTGAAGTCAAGGCAAATCACGCGCCCATTGTATCAACTCTGGAAAAGGGAAGTGTACTTGTGCGTAAAGATGATGGAGATACAAACTTTCTGATCTCCGGTGGGTTTGTTGAAGTAAACAACAACAAACTTACTTTATTGGCAGAATCTGTAGAAGAAGCCTGA
- the atpD gene encoding F0F1 ATP synthase subunit beta — MNKGTIAQVIGPVVDVDFSESKTPAVLNALEIKMTDGSTLTLEVAQHLGEDRVRTIAMDSTDGLVRGMEVVDTGKAISMPVGEDIRGRLFNVVGDSIDGIDAPEGKNSYPIHRQAPAFDQLATSTEMLETGIKVVDLLCPYAKGGKIGLFGGAGVGKTVLIQELINNIAKQHGGLSVFAGVGERTREGNDLLREFIESGIINYGDEFKESMEEGEWDLSKVDKTKLKESQATLVFGQMNEPPGARARVALSGLTVAEYFRDEVSRDILLFIDNIFRFTQAGSEVSALLGRMPSAVGYQPTLATEMGDLQERITSTKSGSITSVQAVYVPADDLTDPAPATTFTHLDATTVLSRALTQIGIYPAVDPLDSSSTILDPKVVGQEHYDVANRVTRLLQNYKDLQDIIAILGMDELSDEDKQVVHRARRVQRFLSQNFHVAEQFTGQPGVYVKVDETVKGFKMILDGELDHLPENAFYMVGDINEAIEKGEKLLAEAEEQEAV; from the coding sequence ATGAATAAAGGAACTATAGCGCAGGTAATTGGACCTGTAGTTGATGTTGATTTCTCTGAAAGTAAAACTCCGGCTGTTCTCAACGCCCTTGAGATTAAAATGACAGACGGCTCAACCCTAACTCTTGAAGTTGCTCAACACCTTGGTGAAGATCGTGTGCGTACCATCGCGATGGATTCTACCGACGGACTTGTTCGCGGTATGGAAGTTGTTGACACCGGTAAAGCTATTTCGATGCCGGTGGGAGAAGATATCCGAGGCCGACTATTTAATGTAGTAGGGGATTCTATTGATGGGATCGATGCTCCGGAAGGAAAAAATTCTTACCCAATTCACCGCCAGGCTCCGGCTTTCGATCAGCTTGCTACATCAACCGAGATGCTTGAGACAGGGATCAAAGTTGTTGACCTGCTTTGCCCGTATGCCAAGGGTGGTAAAATTGGATTGTTTGGTGGTGCCGGTGTAGGTAAAACCGTATTGATTCAGGAGCTGATTAACAATATTGCGAAGCAGCACGGTGGACTTTCCGTATTTGCCGGTGTTGGTGAGCGTACCCGTGAAGGAAATGACCTTCTGCGTGAGTTTATCGAGTCCGGTATTATCAACTACGGCGATGAATTCAAAGAATCTATGGAAGAGGGCGAATGGGACCTTTCCAAAGTAGATAAAACGAAATTAAAAGAATCTCAGGCTACACTGGTATTTGGTCAGATGAACGAGCCTCCGGGTGCACGTGCACGTGTGGCACTGTCGGGGCTAACAGTAGCTGAGTATTTCCGTGATGAAGTATCCCGTGATATCCTGCTCTTTATTGATAACATTTTCCGATTTACACAGGCCGGTTCTGAGGTGTCTGCACTTCTGGGACGTATGCCTTCTGCGGTAGGTTACCAGCCAACGCTGGCTACCGAGATGGGTGACCTTCAGGAGCGTATTACTTCTACCAAGAGCGGATCAATTACATCGGTTCAGGCCGTTTATGTACCTGCCGATGACTTGACTGACCCTGCTCCGGCTACCACCTTTACTCACTTGGATGCAACAACCGTACTTTCTCGTGCATTAACACAGATCGGTATTTACCCAGCGGTAGATCCTCTGGATTCATCATCAACTATTCTGGATCCGAAGGTTGTTGGACAAGAGCACTATGACGTTGCCAACCGCGTGACTCGTCTGCTTCAGAACTACAAAGACCTTCAGGATATTATTGCCATCCTCGGTATGGATGAGCTTTCTGACGAAGATAAGCAGGTTGTACACCGTGCCCGTCGTGTTCAGCGATTCCTCTCTCAGAACTTCCACGTGGCCGAGCAGTTTACAGGTCAGCCGGGTGTTTATGTGAAAGTTGATGAGACGGTTAAAGGCTTCAAGATGATTCTTGACGGCGAACTTGATCACCTTCCTGAGAACGCATTCTACATGGTAGGAGATATCAACGAAGCTATCGAGAAAGGTGAGAAGCTGCTCGCTGAAGCTGAAGAACAAGAAGCTGTTTAA
- a CDS encoding DUF4139 domain-containing protein, which produces MNTLLFVLFLFVNAFPPADSLLTTSQIDEVTVYRQQAQIQRKAAVNLKAGKNIVVFEQLTPSMNQNSIQLKADGQFTVLSITQRYNYFKSQQRNPQVLQLEQRRDSLQQEVTFLESDLNVIQQEMRLLESTTSEVQNHELTAAELTQFLDLYRSRASKLERERISLSKNLNIKRAELNKINAQIRELSGSQRNRFSEVIAEVHSEQAQTLTFTLSYLVRSARWTPSYDIRSQSVSEPLHINYKAKVYQNTGIDWDEVNLTINSGNPSAGATLPNISPTYVDFVQAYPQPAKQSMMDELVVTGYAESDAAKRAEIAMEAQLPSVDFTQNQTSFSYKINTPYTVPSDGKAHNVEIKRAETTTDYSYSTIPKHAQHAYLIGKISDWDELNLIAGEANIYFENSFIGTTRLNPNSFGDTLSVSLGRDEGIIVDRTKLRDFEERNFFGNRVREKHAWEINIRNTKSESITITVKDQLPISENEDIKVNANRLSGGNLDKETGIVTWTLTLSPNSSESLRFDYQIEYPSDQRISY; this is translated from the coding sequence ATGAACACCCTCCTATTTGTGCTCTTCCTTTTTGTGAATGCATTCCCGCCTGCCGACTCTCTGCTTACCACCTCTCAGATTGATGAAGTAACCGTATACAGACAACAAGCACAGATTCAGCGAAAGGCCGCCGTCAATTTAAAGGCCGGAAAAAATATCGTTGTATTTGAGCAGCTCACCCCTTCTATGAATCAAAACAGCATTCAGCTTAAAGCGGATGGACAGTTCACGGTTCTGTCCATAACGCAAAGGTATAACTATTTTAAATCTCAGCAACGAAATCCACAGGTCTTACAACTTGAACAACGAAGAGACTCTCTTCAGCAGGAAGTTACTTTCCTGGAATCGGACCTGAATGTGATACAACAGGAAATGAGATTATTGGAAAGCACCACCTCAGAAGTGCAAAATCATGAGCTGACTGCGGCTGAACTCACCCAATTTCTTGATCTTTACCGGAGCCGTGCATCGAAACTTGAGCGAGAGAGAATCTCCCTGTCCAAAAACTTAAATATCAAAAGGGCCGAACTTAATAAAATCAATGCTCAGATTCGAGAGTTGAGTGGGAGTCAACGTAATCGGTTTTCTGAGGTAATTGCTGAAGTCCATTCGGAACAGGCTCAAACCTTAACCTTTACTCTTAGTTATCTGGTCAGGTCTGCCAGGTGGACACCTTCCTATGATATCCGGTCGCAGAGTGTTTCAGAACCACTACACATCAATTACAAAGCAAAGGTATATCAGAATACCGGCATCGATTGGGATGAAGTGAACCTTACTATCAATTCAGGAAATCCATCAGCCGGTGCCACATTACCAAATATTTCTCCAACCTATGTCGATTTTGTTCAGGCCTATCCTCAACCTGCCAAACAGAGTATGATGGATGAATTAGTAGTTACGGGATATGCAGAATCTGATGCTGCCAAGCGAGCTGAGATAGCTATGGAGGCTCAGTTACCAAGCGTTGACTTCACCCAAAACCAAACATCATTTAGCTATAAAATTAACACTCCATACACTGTTCCGTCAGACGGGAAAGCCCATAATGTTGAAATTAAGCGAGCAGAAACAACTACGGATTACAGCTATTCAACCATCCCGAAGCACGCGCAACATGCCTACCTGATCGGGAAGATATCGGACTGGGATGAATTGAATCTGATTGCCGGAGAAGCCAACATCTATTTCGAGAACAGCTTTATTGGCACCACCCGATTAAATCCCAATTCATTTGGTGACACCCTGTCGGTTTCACTTGGCCGTGATGAAGGAATTATTGTGGATCGTACTAAGCTCCGGGATTTTGAAGAACGAAATTTCTTCGGAAACAGAGTCCGGGAAAAACATGCCTGGGAAATTAACATCCGGAACACCAAGTCCGAATCTATTACGATAACGGTAAAAGATCAGCTTCCGATTTCCGAAAACGAAGACATAAAGGTGAATGCAAACCGGCTTAGCGGGGGAAATCTGGACAAAGAAACGGGTATTGTAACCTGGACTTTAACCCTTTCTCCGAATAGTTCCGAATCGCTGAGGTTTGACTATCAGATCGAGTATCCGTCCGATCAAAGGATTAGCTACTAA
- the rsmB gene encoding 16S rRNA (cytosine(967)-C(5))-methyltransferase RsmB has translation METELSERSVSVDILINFDENQRLDYNLADELETRERAQVREYVQNIMRKRSYLDFLIDEFSSVSVAEMKPGLKNILRLAIYDMLFMDSTPDYAAINEAVEIAKMKLGSKTGDLVNAIMRNLQRDREKLPKPAFKDRNKLVATTFSHPEWMVERWRKRFGEREAFQLMQANNSRPHYYVRVNTLRTKPENFELRLEKMDVDAKPSDWLPYYYQIDSVQPFISKGLLSKGICLVQDIAAGFAPTVLDPQPGEKVFDLCAAPGTKSIMMADLMQAEGEILSVDISSERLEKLAESALNYGAENIKIRRGDVLEVSLGLADAVLLDAPCTGTGVLSKRADLRWRRDEEGLKNAVELQEQLLEEAANMVKRGGRLVYSTCSLEPEENMEQITKFLEKYDNFELEPLEDYLPEEVLAEEGKAYQTFPHKHGCDGHFGVLLKRVK, from the coding sequence TTGGAAACTGAATTATCAGAACGCTCGGTAAGTGTAGACATTCTCATAAACTTCGATGAAAATCAGAGGCTGGATTATAACCTGGCTGATGAGCTTGAAACAAGAGAACGGGCTCAGGTCAGAGAATACGTGCAGAATATCATGCGTAAACGAAGCTATCTCGATTTTTTGATCGATGAATTTTCAAGCGTTTCCGTAGCTGAAATGAAGCCGGGCCTGAAGAATATCCTGCGCCTCGCCATTTATGATATGCTGTTTATGGATAGTACTCCGGATTATGCTGCCATTAACGAAGCGGTTGAGATAGCCAAAATGAAACTCGGTTCTAAAACCGGGGATTTGGTGAATGCCATTATGAGAAACCTGCAGCGCGATCGGGAAAAGCTTCCCAAGCCGGCATTTAAAGATCGTAATAAACTGGTAGCCACTACTTTCTCTCATCCCGAATGGATGGTGGAGCGTTGGAGAAAGCGTTTTGGAGAGCGTGAAGCTTTTCAGCTGATGCAGGCCAACAACTCCCGCCCGCATTATTATGTGCGAGTTAATACGCTGCGAACCAAGCCGGAAAATTTTGAGCTGCGCCTCGAAAAAATGGATGTTGATGCAAAACCAAGTGATTGGCTTCCCTACTACTATCAGATTGATTCTGTACAGCCGTTTATTTCAAAGGGATTGCTTTCAAAAGGCATTTGCCTTGTACAGGATATTGCCGCCGGTTTCGCCCCCACTGTTTTAGACCCTCAGCCGGGCGAGAAAGTATTTGACCTCTGCGCGGCCCCGGGAACTAAATCTATTATGATGGCCGACCTGATGCAGGCCGAAGGTGAAATTCTTTCCGTAGATATTTCTTCCGAGCGGTTGGAAAAGCTGGCTGAAAGTGCCCTGAATTACGGAGCCGAGAATATTAAAATCCGCCGCGGTGATGTGCTTGAAGTTTCCCTGGGATTGGCGGACGCCGTACTCCTTGATGCCCCTTGTACCGGAACCGGAGTATTAAGCAAGCGCGCTGACCTTCGCTGGAGACGTGATGAAGAAGGATTGAAAAATGCAGTTGAGCTTCAGGAACAATTACTGGAAGAAGCCGCCAACATGGTTAAGCGAGGCGGACGTTTGGTGTACAGCACCTGCTCTCTGGAACCGGAAGAGAATATGGAACAAATCACCAAGTTCCTTGAGAAGTACGATAACTTTGAACTTGAACCTCTGGAAGATTACCTGCCGGAAGAAGTATTGGCTGAAGAAGGCAAAGCCTACCAAACATTCCCGCACAAGCACGGCTGTGATGGTCACTTTGGCGTGCTCCTGAAACGAGTTAAATAA
- a CDS encoding valine--tRNA ligase, whose amino-acid sequence MSKEIPAQYDASKVEDKWYSYWMENNYFHSEPDDRESFTVVIPPPNVTGVLHMGHMLNNTIQDVLVRRARMQGYNACWVPGTDHASIATEAKVVRKLRSKGITKKDLTREEFLDHAWEWTHEHGGIILEQLKKLGASCDWDRTAFTMDEDYSESVIDVFIDLHEKGKIYRGERMINWDPAAQTTLSDEEVIHKEVDSKLYHVRYKIVGEDEFVTIATTRPETILGDTAVCVNPDDERYTHLQGKKVMVPLVNREIPVIQDDYVDMEFGTGCLKITPAHDVNDYEIGQKHGLETIDVLNADGSMSEAAQLYIGEDRFEVRKKIANDLEEAGHLVEVENYKNKVGFSERTDVPIEPRLSLQWWVDMDQLSKPALDNVMDDTVEFHPAKFKNSYRHWMENIRDWNISRQLWWGHRIPVFYYGEGHDDYVVAKSMEEALPKAQEKSGNKDLKASDLKQDEDVLDTWFSSWLWPISVFDPDYIRTGKANKELQYYYPTKDLVTAPEIMFLWVARMIVSGYEYMDDKPFDNVYYTGIVRDKKGRKMSKSLGNSPDPLELIKKYGADGIRMGMLFATPAGNDLPFDEKLCEQGRNFCNKIWNAFRFLTMNMEDGEKYEPTLEINNEDISDRWMAARIQQTIQEVNKDFDNYKLNDALKKVYSLIWDDFCDWYIELAKPEVYGEKIPVDKLNTALGFFEQLMKLLHPFMPFISEEIYQHIQERSAEEALLISEWPKTDDAKLNEDDLKLFSTLQQMVSSLRNIRSEVNVSPKEELDVLISTKEQSTADALLRNQLVLKKLESIQSLTISTQIDKPKVYSSSIVDGNELFVPLEGLVDFGKERERIQKEIDRLEGFLSGIEKKLANKGFINNAPENVVELEKKKKTDTEDSLAKLREQLKDFEE is encoded by the coding sequence TTGAGTAAAGAAATTCCCGCACAATACGATGCCTCTAAAGTTGAGGATAAATGGTATTCCTACTGGATGGAAAACAATTATTTCCACTCCGAACCGGACGACCGAGAGTCTTTTACCGTAGTTATCCCCCCTCCTAATGTTACCGGTGTGCTCCATATGGGACACATGCTGAACAATACCATTCAGGATGTATTGGTTCGTCGCGCACGTATGCAGGGCTACAACGCATGCTGGGTTCCCGGAACCGACCATGCCTCCATTGCCACTGAAGCAAAAGTAGTACGCAAGCTACGTTCAAAGGGAATCACTAAGAAAGATTTGACACGAGAAGAATTTCTGGACCATGCCTGGGAATGGACTCATGAGCATGGAGGAATCATCCTTGAACAATTGAAAAAGCTGGGAGCCAGCTGCGACTGGGACCGTACCGCTTTCACTATGGATGAGGATTACTCAGAAAGCGTGATTGATGTATTTATCGATCTGCATGAGAAAGGTAAAATCTATCGCGGTGAGCGAATGATTAACTGGGATCCGGCTGCCCAAACTACGCTAAGTGATGAAGAGGTCATCCACAAAGAAGTAGATTCCAAACTGTACCATGTTCGTTATAAGATTGTGGGCGAAGATGAGTTTGTAACCATCGCAACTACCCGGCCGGAAACCATCCTGGGAGATACAGCCGTTTGTGTGAACCCGGATGATGAGCGCTACACGCATTTGCAAGGGAAGAAGGTGATGGTGCCCTTGGTTAACCGTGAGATTCCCGTTATTCAGGATGATTATGTGGATATGGAATTCGGAACCGGTTGTCTGAAAATTACCCCTGCTCATGATGTTAATGACTATGAAATCGGACAAAAGCATGGTCTTGAAACCATTGACGTGCTGAACGCTGATGGTAGTATGAGCGAGGCCGCACAGCTTTATATTGGAGAAGACCGGTTTGAGGTTCGAAAGAAAATAGCTAACGACCTTGAAGAAGCCGGTCACCTTGTAGAAGTGGAAAATTATAAGAATAAAGTAGGCTTCTCGGAGCGAACCGATGTACCCATTGAGCCACGACTGTCCCTGCAGTGGTGGGTGGATATGGATCAGCTCAGCAAGCCTGCTCTCGACAACGTGATGGACGACACGGTTGAATTTCATCCCGCTAAATTCAAGAATTCCTATCGGCACTGGATGGAAAACATCCGGGATTGGAATATCAGTCGTCAGCTTTGGTGGGGACACCGAATTCCCGTGTTTTATTACGGGGAAGGCCATGATGATTATGTAGTCGCTAAATCTATGGAAGAAGCTCTTCCTAAAGCACAAGAGAAGTCAGGGAATAAAGACCTGAAAGCCTCTGATCTGAAGCAAGATGAAGACGTGCTGGATACCTGGTTCTCCTCCTGGTTATGGCCTATTTCTGTTTTTGATCCGGATTACATCCGAACCGGCAAGGCCAATAAAGAGCTTCAATATTACTATCCAACCAAAGATCTGGTTACTGCTCCTGAAATCATGTTTCTCTGGGTAGCTCGTATGATTGTTTCCGGCTATGAGTACATGGACGACAAGCCGTTCGACAATGTGTACTACACCGGTATTGTAAGGGACAAGAAAGGTCGGAAGATGAGCAAGAGTTTAGGAAATTCTCCTGACCCGCTGGAGCTCATTAAAAAATACGGAGCCGATGGAATCCGGATGGGAATGCTTTTTGCAACCCCGGCCGGTAACGACCTCCCTTTTGATGAAAAACTGTGTGAGCAGGGACGGAATTTCTGTAATAAAATCTGGAATGCCTTCCGCTTTCTTACCATGAATATGGAAGATGGCGAGAAGTATGAGCCAACCCTTGAAATCAACAATGAAGATATTTCTGACCGGTGGATGGCTGCGCGTATTCAGCAGACTATTCAGGAAGTCAATAAAGACTTTGATAACTACAAGCTGAATGATGCCCTTAAGAAAGTATATTCCCTGATCTGGGATGATTTCTGCGACTGGTATATCGAATTAGCCAAGCCGGAAGTGTATGGAGAGAAAATCCCTGTGGATAAACTCAATACAGCGCTCGGGTTTTTTGAGCAGCTCATGAAGCTCCTCCACCCTTTCATGCCATTCATTAGTGAAGAGATTTACCAGCACATTCAGGAACGAAGTGCGGAAGAAGCACTTCTTATTTCCGAATGGCCTAAAACCGATGATGCTAAGTTAAACGAAGACGATCTCAAACTTTTTAGCACCCTGCAGCAGATGGTTTCTTCCCTGAGAAATATCCGCTCTGAAGTGAATGTTTCCCCGAAAGAAGAACTGGATGTTCTGATTAGTACAAAAGAACAATCCACCGCAGACGCACTGCTTAGAAACCAGCTTGTGCTGAAAAAGCTGGAAAGCATTCAGTCGCTAACCATTTCAACCCAAATTGACAAACCCAAAGTGTACTCCTCCTCAATTGTGGATGGAAATGAATTGTTTGTGCCGCTGGAAGGCCTCGTTGATTTTGGAAAAGAACGAGAGCGTATTCAAAAAGAGATTGATCGCTTGGAGGGGTTTTTGTCGGGCATTGAGAAGAAACTGGCCAATAAGGGCTTCATCAATAATGCCCCGGAAAACGTCGTTGAGCTGGAAAAAAAGAAGAAAACCGACACGGAAGACAGCCTCGCTAAACTGCGGGAACAACTCAAAGATTTTGAAGAATAA